In Candidatus Neomarinimicrobiota bacterium, the genomic stretch TCCCACAAGATTCTGAGTCTTGCGTGTCTACCAGTTTCACCACCGCGGCGGCAGTGCGTAATTTAGCTTCAGTGGTCAAAAAGTCAAGTGATTGATAATTTTCTACTCCACTAATTCATAGTAAGTATAATATCTGTTTCGGTGAATACGTTCGTTCTGAAAGCTGGGGACATTCATCTTGATATTTTAAGCGTTCAGCGGTAATTTTTCCTGCTACTTAATAAAATATCAGTGAAGGGAAACGGAAAGGAATAAACTTATTCCAGCCATAAGGAATATAGCTTTTTAAGAACACCGAACAATGAAAAATTCTAATAATAAATATAAATATGTGGGCAAATCGGTAGTTCGAATTGACGCAAGGGATAAGGTTACCGGCAGAACAGATTTTATCAAAGATCTGAATTTCCCTCGAATGCTATATGCCAAGATGGTTTTGAGCCCAAATCCTCACGCGAAGATAACCGGCATAGCCACTTCAAAAGCAAAGCGAATGAGCGGAGTGAAAACTGTTCTTACGGGAAAAGACGTTCTCGGCAAAAATCAGGTCGGCTTGATACTTCAGGACCAGCCGCTCTTCGCTGCGGAGAAGGTGAGATATGTGGGGGATTGTGTGGCGCTAATTGTGGCTGAATCTGAAGAGACGGCGGATAGAGCTGCGTCTAAAGTAGAGTTAGATTTAAAACCGATAAAAGCGCTGTATTCAGCAAGGGAAAGCTTCTCGTCTAAGAGGTTAAGGATTCATCCGGGCGGGAACATCGTATCTCATCTGAAATTGCGTAAGGGAAACCACGCCTCTCCTCTCAAAGATGCGGATGTCATTGTGGAAGCGGAGCTGAAAACACCTCATCAGGAACACGCCTATCTTGAGACCTTAGGAACAGTGGCTGTGTCGCATAAAGACGGCTCAATTACGATTTACGGCAGTATTCAATGCCCTTATTATGTCCAGCGTTCCATATCCGAGACATTAGGGATTAGTTATAACAAAGTAAAAATTATTCAGTCCGCAACGGGCGGAGCGTTCGGTGGTAAAGAGGATGTTCCCGGTGAAATCTGCTCCAGGGCGGCTCTTGCCGCTGTGATTACAGGAAGGCCGGTGAGAATGATTCTTGAGCGGGCGGAAGATGCCATCTATTCAAGTAAGCGGCATCCCTTTGAGATGACCTATAAAATCGGCGCAAAAAAGAACGGTAAACTTGTGGGGGTCATAGCCGAACAATACGCCGCCGCCGGCGCATATGCAACGCTGTCCCCGGTAGTTATGTTTCGCGCAGTAGTTCACGCTGCGGGACCTTATGATATTCCCAACGTGAAAGTGGACACATATTCCTGTTATACAAATCATCCACCGTCAGGAGCATTTAGAGGTTTCGGCGGGCCACAATCCGCATTCGGAATTGAACGGATAATGGACATATTAGCCGATGAACTCGGAATGGACCCTATGGAATTGAGGGAACGTAACCTGCTCAAAAAAGGAAAACGAACCGCCACCAATCAGCTGATAAAAGAAAGTATCGGTCTTTCAGAAACAGTGGCTGTGGTCAAGAAATCCAAAGTTTGGAAGAGCAGAAATTCCACTAAAATTAAAGATGACCGATACGCCATTGGTGTTGGAGTCGCGTGCATGCATTACGGCAATACGCTGGGAGCGATGGGGTGGTATCTTGATGGAGCGGGCGCTTATGTACAAGTACATCGGGATGGTTCCGTCTCCGTAGCGGTGGGCATTACGGAATTGGGGCAGGGTTCAGGCACTACTCTGATGCAAATGACAGCGGAAGCTTTTGGTCTGAAAACAGACCGGATAAAAATCTTGGAAGTGGATACCAGTTATGTTCCCGACAGCGGTCCGACTGTGGCTTCCCGCAGCACTACAATGAGCGGAAATGCCATACTTGATGCCGCTCGTCAACTAAAACCCGATCTTATAAAAGCAGCGGCAGGAGTTTTTGGCGCTGCGCCGTCAAAAGTTGAAATCAAGAACGACCGCGCATATATGAAAGACGATAGCAAGAAGAGTATTTCATTTGAGGCAGTGGCAGAATACGCTTTCAGGCATAACACAAAACTCGCCGCAGCAGGATGGTGGGTTGCGCCGCATTCTAAGTGGGATATCAAGACGGGAATGGGAAATACTTATTTTGCGTATTCCTATGCTTCTCATCTTGTTAAAGTGCGTGTTGACAAACTTACCGGTAAGGTTAAGGTTTTAGAAGTAATCGCTGCCCATGATGTTGGAAGAGCTATAAATCCTGAGGGAGTGCGAGCTCAGGCGGAAGGTGGAATAGTTCAAGGAATAGGTTATGCACTGACTGAAGACCTGAAATATCAGGATGGCAAACTGTTGAATCCTTATTTTTCAAATTACATATTGCCCTACCCGTTGGAGACTCCTAAAATTAGTACGCATATCATAGAAGAGCTGGGACCCGATGGTCCGTTCGGTGCTAAAAGTATGGGGGAACCTCCTATCATCCCGATTGGAGCTGCAATCGTAAGCGCTGTCTCAAATGCTCTTGGAGTTCAGTTCGCAGAGATGCCCCTAACTCCCGAGGTCATTCTTCAAGGAACAGGCGAACTCTCAATTGGTTGAACTGCACCCCGCATCGTTTGGAGCGCTCGTCCGTTCAATCTTCACAGAACTGAAAGATCACAACAGCATATTCAGCTTACCCGAAAGCAAATGGTATAAAGCCCGAAGCGGAGTGGACTGTTCGGTCGAATTTAACGGGAAAAAAGCTTCAACGCCGCTTGGTCCCGCAGCCGGTCCGCACACGCAGATGGCGCAGAATATTGTACTTTCCTGGCTTGGAGGGGGAAGAATAATCGAACTCAAGACAATTCAAATAAATGATAAACTGGATATAGCCCGACCGTGCATTGATGCCGCCAATGTCGGTTATAATATTGAGTGGTCTCAGGAATTGAGACTTGAGAGCTCCTTGAAAGAATATGTATCGGCAATGATGCTGATTGAAATGCTGAAATCAGAAGACGTCCTTGATGACGGCGGCGCATCCGGCGACACAATATATGATATGAGTGTGGGTTATGATCTTGCGGGTGTTCAGTCTAAGGAAGTGAAGAGCTGGATAAGTTCTATGATGAACGCCGGAACTATTATTTCCGATTTAAGAAACGAAATTCCTGCCGAATATTCTCATTTGAAAGAACTGAATTTTCCCGAAGAGATAAGCGGCTCGATTACGTTAAGTACTTTCCATGGATGTCCGGCTCACGAGATCGAGTCAATATCAGAGTTTTTCTTGAAAGAGTTAAATGTGGATGTGGTAATAAAGTTAAATCCAACACTGCTTGGCAAGAAAAAAGTGGACGAACTTCTTCACGATGTTATGGGTTATGATGATATAAAAACTCAGCAGAAATTTTTCGATGTCGATCTCCAATTTGAACAGGCTGTCGAGATGGTGGGACGCTTAGGCGGAGTGGCAGATTCAGAAGGACGCCGCTTCGGCGTAAAATTCAGCAATACGCTTGTTGTTACGAATCATAAAAGCTATTTCCCGGATGACGAGATAATGTATATGTCAGGGCCGCCATTGCACGTCATCACAATGAATCTTGTGAACGAATTCAGAAAAGTAGTGGGAGGTGAGTTACCCGTTTCATTTTCCGCCGGAATTGACAGCTTGAACTTTGCCGATGCGGTTTCAATCGGATTGGTACCCGTGACTGTTTGCACAGACCTGCTTCGGCCGGGCGGTTACGGCAGAATGCATAAATACCTGAACCGCTTGGGAGACGAGATGGAGAAGTCCGGAGCCGGAAACATAAGAGAATTTGTGGAGAAACGAGCAGGGGGAAGTATTGATTACGCTAACGCGGTTCTCTCGAATACTGAAAAAGTAACAGAAGCGGTAAGATCAGATCAGAGATATAGAAGCGAAGCAAACAATCTTGTTCCCAAAAAAATTGGATCGAAACTCCATCTATTCGATTGTGTGAATTGTGATAAATGTATTCCCGTTTGTCCGAATGTATCAAATTTCTATATCGAACTAAAACCCTTCGAGGTGAATTTTGATATAATGGAATTCGACGGTGAAAAAGTTCAGATAACAGACGGCGGAACATTCACTGTTGAAAAAGAACATCAATTGGCGAATTACGCCGATTTCTGTAATGAGTGCGGCAACTGCGATGTTTTCTGTCCCGAAGACGGCGGACCATTTATCGAGAAACCTCGTTTCTTCAGTTCTATGGAGACTTTCAAACTTTATTCCGATGAAGACGGTTTTTTCGTTTATCGGAATGGCAATATAGATGTAATTCTCGCTCGGGGATCGGGAGAGGAATTTGAACTGACACAAAGCGAAAATGGTTTAGATAAATTCAGTGATGGAAAAATTGATACAACTATAAGCAGTGAAAATGGTGAAATAAAAAGCGCTGAAGCGAGGAGTGGTTGTCCCGGCGGGCATCAACTCTCTCTAAAGACTTATTTCGTTATGAAAACACTTTTGAATTCCGTGACAAATTCCGGTTCAACGAATTTCGTCAGGACGGTTTTAGAAGAGAGTGTCGCCTGATGCTGATAGTCAACACCACTATAATTACAGGGGATGCAAATCGACCGCTTATTCAGGATGGAGCGATTGCCATAGAAGGAACGAAAATAGCGGCAGTTGGTAATTTAAGTGATTTGAAAGATAAATATCCCGAGTTGGAGGAGTTCGACGCCAAAGGAAGCGTCATAGCTCCTGGATTAGTGAACGCTCATATGCACCTTTACAGTTCGCTGGCAAGGGGAATGCCTCCTCCGTCTTCTCAGCCGAAGAATTTTGTTGAAGTGCTTGAAAAGATATGGTGGCGATTGGACAAGGCGTTGAATATGGAAGATCTGTATCTGTCAGCAATGGTTGGTTTGATAGAAAGCGCAAAGGCAGGCGTAACCACGGTCATTGACCACCATTCGAGTCCTAACGCTATCGGCGGAAGTCTTACCACGATCGCTAATGCGGTTGGTGAAGTAGGGATGAGAGGCGTGTTATGCTACGAAGTTTCTGACAGGGATGGAGAAAAAAAACGTGATGAAGGTATAAAGGAAAATTCTGATTTTATAACTGCTTCAAAAAATAATTCCGGGAGCTGCGCAGGCATATTCGGTCTGCATGCTTCATTTACACTTTCGGATGCGACTCTGAAATCAGCGGTGGAAGCCAACAACGGGAAGCGGTTTCATATACACGTTGGTGAGGACGCGGCGGACATAAAAGACTCGCTTGATAAATACGGCGTGAGTGTTGTCAAGCGATTAACTTCGTTAGGCATATTAAATAGTGACTCAATAGCCGCTCACTGCGTCCATCTTGCAGAAGGCGACTTGCGTCTGTTAAAGGAGTCAGGAGTTCTGGTAACTCATCAACCGCAATCCAACGCCAATAACGCTGTGGGAAGAGCGCCTATCCCGGAGTTGGTAAAAGCAGGTGTAAAAGTTGGGCTTGGAACCGACAGCTACACCTACAATCTGTTGGAAGAAGCTCATTTTGCTCTTTTGAATCATAATAAATCAAACGGCGGTCCTTTATCCATTAATAATTTGAATCAGATGTTGAGCGAGAATGCTAAGGCCGCCTCTGCATATCTCGGAGTGAAACTCGGGACAATTACAGAGGGAGCGGAAGCTGATTTAGCTCTGTATAACTATAATTCTCCCACACCGCTGACGGAGGACAATGTTTCTTCGCATCGATACTACGGGCTAAGATCAATGAGTCCTCACAGCGTAATATCCGGGGGTGAACTGATTGTGGAAGATTATCGAATGACAAAATTGAAAGAAGATGACATTATGAATAATTCACGCAAAGCCGCCTCTGCGCTCTGGGGTAGAATGTAACGGGAGGTATAATTGACAGATAAGATAAATTGGAATGCGGCTTCAAAAGCCGCAACTGATATTCTTGATATGGTGGGAAGAACGCCGTTGGTAAGGCTTAGAAAGGTAAGCGAATCGATCAATGCGGATATTTACGGGAAAGTAGAATGGTATAGTATGTCCGGCAGTCTTAAGGACAGGATTTACAAACGTATGTTCGAGGAGGCGGAGAAAAGAGGTGATCTAAAACCGGGCATGACAGTATTGGAATGCTCCACCGGCAACGCAGGAATCGCATGTTCATTTCTTGCGGCGGTAAAGGGGTATAAGTGTATAATCGTGATGCCTGAAGGGATGAGCGAAGAACGTAAAAAATTGGATATTGCTTACGGCTCTGAAATGGTATATACGCCAGGCGGCGAAAGCGACGTTGACCTTGCATTGGAGAAATTAGAGGAAATTCGAAGCGCTGACCCGGAGAAATATTGGGTGCCTGCGCAGTTCGAAAACACAGATAATATCGCGGCTCATGAAGCCACCACGGGACCTGAGATTTGGGAACAGATGGAAGGGAATATTGATATATTTGTCGCTTCGCAGGGTACAGGCGGAACGCTTACTGGAATAGGAAAGTATCTGAAAAGTGTAGGCTCCAAAGCAAAAATGTTTGCCGTCGAGCCGTCGGAGTGTCCACTCTTATCGAAAAGAGAATGGGGAGAGCATAAAATTGAGGGGATCGGAGACGGGTTCGTTCCGAAAAATCTGCATTTGGAATTGTTGAGCGGGATAGTTACCACCACTTCCGATGAATCATTGGTGATGGCGCGGCGATTGGCGAGAGAAGAAGGACTTCTCTGCGGAATTTCAAGCGGCTGCAATGTTGTAGCCGCAATTAAACTTTCTAAACGATTTCCTGAAGTCAAGCGAATAGTGACTATGCTGAATGATACGGGTCAGCGTTATTTTTCGACTGAGCTGATGGGCGAACCGAAATATGTGGATGTCCCGGACAGAGAACATCCTATGGATGCGTATACAATAGAAGAATTAGATAAATATCAGTCCGGCTGGACGATAGTTGATTAAGGAGATAATTGGTGAACGAAAAATATAAAATCGAAGTGGAATCCGTGCAGGAAGACCTCGTTTCCTTTCTGAGGGAGATAGTTGAGATTCCAAGTCCCAGCTGCGAAGAAAAGGAAGTTGCCGAGCGGGTTAAAAGTGAGATGGAAAAACTCGGATATGACGAGGTAAGGATCGACAGCTTCGGGAATGTCATAGGAAAATTAGGTGACGGCAATAAAATAATATTGTATGATTCTCATATGGACACAGTTGGAATCGGCGACCCTGATTCATGGTCGCACGACCCTTATAAAGGGAAGGTCGAGGATGGGATAATTTATGGTCGAGGCACAGGCGATAATAAGGGCGGTCTCGCTTCGATGATTTACGGCGGCGCTGTCGCTAAAAAAATGGGGATGTTAGAAGGTGTTACTTTGTATGTAGTCGGCTCCGCCCAGGAAGAAGTATCAGATGGTTTGGCATATAAGACAGTGATAACAGAAGACGGCTTACGTCCTGATGTAGTCGTACTCGGAGAGTGCACCGGCCTGAAAATTTACAGAGGACAGAGAGGTAGAATGGAGATAACTGTGACGACGCGAGGTCTGTCCTGTCACGCCAGCGCTCCTGATAGAGGGGAAAACGCTATCTATAAAATGACACGGATTATAAATGGGATAGAGCAGCTAAATTCCGATCTGAAGGATGATGATTTTCTCGGAAAAGGTACTGTTGCCGTTACCAAAATGGAGGTGGATACGCCTTCGCTGAACGCAATTCCCGATAAAGCGGTGATCTATATCGACAGGCGGCTCACAGCAGGCGAAACGAAGGAATCCGCACTTGCCGAAATCAGTGAAATAGCAGGCAACGACGGCGAAGTCGAAGTCTCCCAATATGAATCAACTTCTTACACAGGGAAAAAGGACGGAATGGAGAAATATTATCCTACGTGGCATTTGGAACCCGGTCATCCGGCGCTAAAAGCTGCGGAAGCGGCATACAGGGAGATATTCGGAGAGGAACCTGTAGTTGACAAATGGACGTTCAGCACGAACGGCGTATATACGGCGGGAATAGAAGGGATACCCACATTCGGTCTCGGACCGTCCGTAGAAGAAGTGACCCATTCTGTGAACGATCAGGTCAGCATATCAGATTTATTGAGCGCGGCGGCATTTTATGCCGGTTATCCATCGTTTTATTCTAATGGCGCCGAGTAAGAGTCGCTGATAAATCAATTTAACGGGAGAAGAATATTTGGATTTAAAAGGTAGAGATTATATAGAAACTTCTGATTGGTCGAATGAAGAGTTGGAGGAGTTGCTTAAAGTTGCAGGCGAACTAAAAGAGAAATTCAAAAACGGAGAATCGCATAAAATACTCTCCGATAAAACGCTCTTTATGCTTTTCTTCGATAAGTCAACCCGAACCCGCAATTCGTTTGAGGCGGGTATGACGCAATTGGGAGGTCACGCTCATTTCATTGATTCAGAAACTTCTCAGGTGGCTCACGGCGAAAGCCCGAAGGATATGGGTATAATTCTTTCGGGATATGGTCACGGGATTGCAATTCGACACGACCTGTTTCCCGGCGAGGGAAACTCATATATGCGGGAGGTAGCGGAACACGCTAACGTTCCTATAATTAATATGCAGTGCGATGTTGATCATCCCTGTCAAACTATCGCTGACCTGATGACCATCAGGGAATTATATGGAAACGACCTAAAGGGAAGGAAGATAGCGGTAAGTTGGGCTTATGCTCCGTCTTACGCCAAGCCGATGTCGGTTCCTCAGGGACTGATAACGCTTATGCCGCGGTTTGGAATGGATGTGGTTCTCGCTCATCCGCCGGAATTTAAGCTTATGCCTGAAATGATTGAAAAAGCGGAAAAATACGCCGCGGAAAACGGAACCAAGTTTGAGGTGGTTGATTCAATGGAAGCGGCATTTGAAGATGCGGACATTGTATATCCAAAAAGTTGGGGATGTATTGATCTCTTCGAAAAGCCCGAAGAGTCGCTTGAATTATCCAAAAAGTATTCTGATTGGTTATGTGACGATGATCTGATGCGTGCGGCGAAGGATGAGTCGGTGTATATGCACTGTCTCCCCGCCGACAGGGGTAATGAAGTAACCGACTCCGTCATAGACGGGAATCATTCTGTCGTGTATCAGGAAGCTGAAAACAGATTACACACCTGCAAAGCCATTATGGCATTAACGATGTGAGAACATAATGCCGAATGTCACAGGACTGAAATGTATTGAATGCGGAGACGAGGTAGCCGAATCAGGTGTGCAGTATCTGTGTGAATCCTGCGGCGGAAATTTGGAAGTTATGTATGATTATGAGAAGGCGAAAGAAGAGTGGAATGAAAAATTTACTGAAAACAGCAAAGAATATTCTATTTGGCGATACGCCCCGCTTTTACCTGTGAAACCGTTGAATTTAGGAGGGTTAAAGGTTGGCTGGACTCCATTGGTAGAAAGCGATAGGTTAAGAGATATGCTTGAAATGTCGCAGCTTTATCTTAAGGACGATACACAAAATCCAACTGCCTCATTAAAGGATAGAGCGACTGCAATCGCGCTGGCAAAATCAGTGGAACTCAATATCAGTACCGTTACCTGTGCTTCAACCGGGAACGCGGCATCTTCATTATCGGGGCTGTCAGCTGCTATAGGATTAGAAGTTAATATATTTGTGCCTGAAAATGCTCCTGTGCCAAAAATTTCACAGATGTTGCTCTACGGAGCGAATGTATATAAAATCAAAGGTAATTATGATGATGCGCTCGATCTTAGTATTCAATCTACCATTAAATTCGGTTGGTATAACAGGAGTTCGGGGTATAATCCGTATTTGTCAGAGGGCAAAAAAACGGTGGCATTTGAAATATGCGAACAATTGGATTGGAACGCGCCTGATGCGGTTGTAGTTCCTGTCGGTGACGGCTGTATTATCGGCGGAGTTCATAAGGGATTTTATGATCTGCTTCAGATAGGTATGATATCGAAGATGCCGCGACTGATAGCCGTTCAGGCGGAGGGAGCAAATCCCATAGTTGAGGCGTTTGACAGCGGGAACGATTTGAAAGATTCTGAGGCAAATACGATAGCGGACGGTATCGCTGTGGGCAAGCCGCGTGAAGGACAGAAAGCGCTAAGGGCTATCAGGGAAACAGAAGGGTATGCAGTAGCCGTTTCTGATAACGCGATACTTGAAGCTGTTAACACGCTATCATCGAAATGTGGAATATTTGTTGAACCGGCTGCAGCTGCTTCTTTAGCCGGACTCCATAAGTGCTTGAATGATAGCGTGATACATAAAAACGATAGAGTGATTCTTCTTCTAACGGGTCATGGTTTAAAAGCACCCGAAGCTGCCATTGGAAACTTAAAAGCGAAAGAGATTGAACCCGATATTTCTGCCGTAACATAAGAAAGTTAAAATAATGTCATTATATAATCTAAAACTTAAAGTAAATGGCGTAAAATACTCTGAATTAGTTGATGTAAGAAAATTACTTCTCGATTTTATTAGGGAAGACCTGCATCTTACAGGCACAAAAGAAGCGTGCGGTGAGGGTGAATGCGGTTCCTGCACTATCATAATGAACGGCGAGGCTGTCAATCCGTGCCTTATATTCGCAGTAGAGGCTGACAATGCAGAGTTGACAACCATTGAAGGGCTTGAAATAGACGGTGAACTCGATTCAATTCAACAGGGATTTGTTGATGAACACGGGGTACAGTGCGGCTTTTGTATTCCGGGATTTATAATGACGGCGCGTGCGGCAATGAATTCGAACTCGAAAATGAAAGCTGCGGAAATTCCATTCGCTGTATCAGGCAATCTGTGCCGATGTACCGGTTACGTGAAAATCTTCAAATCCATCGAAAAGGCGCTGAAATTGGAGAAGAGATAGTGGATTATTTTAAGCCGGCAAGTAAAAAAGAGCTTTTGAGAACTATTTCCGGTTCTTCATTTGATAAAAGCAAAGATCTCCTGTTAGCGGGAGGCACCGATATTGTAGTGCAAATGGAGCATTTTGGACTTGAACCTAAAAAACTGCTTGATATAAAAGGGATAAAATCTCTAAAAGGGATTCGTAAAACAGGTAACACCATCCACATTGGCACGCTGACAACGGTTACAGAGCTTCTCGAATCGAAGATTATAGCGAAGAACGCTCCGCTATTACGTCAGGCGGCATTCTCCTTTGCGGCAACACAAATCAGAAATCGTTCCACAATCGGCGGAAACCTATGTAACGCCTCACCCGCAGGCGATCTGATACCTCCATTATACGCATTAAAGGCGAAAGTAAAACTTGAATCAGCAAAAGGCGATAGGAATGTCCATATACAAAGCTTTTTTATAGGACCCGGTAAAACAATTCTTAAACGTGGTGAATTGCTTACCGAAATATCCTTCAAAGCATTAGAAAAAGACGAGAATAATTTTTTCTACAAGCTCGGTCAGCGGGAAGCAATGGCAATAGCGGTAATATCCATCGCTGGGAGATATAAGTTAGTAAACGGTAAATTCAAGAATGCAAGAATCGCCCTCGGGGCAGTGGCGCCAACGGTTATAAGAGCTGCGAAGACTGAAAAATGGCTTAACGGCAGTGAAAAAACAGAATTAATTTTGAAAAAGGCGGGAAAAATGGCGTCAGAAGAGTGTTCGCCTATATCTGATGTCCGTGGAAGTAGTGAATACAGGCGTTTGATGGTTGAAAAGTTGCTCAGTGATTTGCTGCTAATTTGATGATACGTCCCTAAAACAGTTGATGGTTGGCACAAATTCGGATAAATGTGCTATCTGTCACGATGATTTTAGAAATATCTGATAAATTTTAACTATGATTAGTAAAAACGTAAATATGGTAATTCTATGGACAGGATTTGCAATTGGATTCTGGCTGATAGATGCGTCAATTGATTCCATAATTTTCGGAAAAGGTTCGCTAATGGACCAAATTATTCTCCCGGGAACGGGGAAACTCATTTTTAGGCTAACAGTATCCATTATATTTATTATGATTGGTGTCTATCTTCATCTGAATAAGCCTGCCGCTGTTAAGAGTTCAGCCAATCTCGGGGGAAGTGATGCGATTCTTCAGAATATAATTGATAACATACCTCAACTTATATTCTGGAAAAACACCGACTTGGTATTTATCGGTTGTAATCAAAAGTTTGCGGAAAGTGTGGGCTTAAAATCTCCGTCAGAAGTAATAGGAAAAACGGATTATGAAATAGTTTCTAATCCGAAAGACGCTGATTTTTATCGTGAATGCGACATTAGGGTCATGGAATCCAAAAAGCCTGAAATTCATTCCAAAAGACATGAAATCCATGACGATGGGAAGGATGTTTGGCTTGATTTGAGCAGGA encodes the following:
- a CDS encoding (2Fe-2S)-binding protein — encoded protein: MSLYNLKLKVNGVKYSELVDVRKLLLDFIREDLHLTGTKEACGEGECGSCTIIMNGEAVNPCLIFAVEADNAELTTIEGLEIDGELDSIQQGFVDEHGVQCGFCIPGFIMTARAAMNSNSKMKAAEIPFAVSGNLCRCTGYVKIFKSIEKALKLEKR
- a CDS encoding xanthine dehydrogenase family protein subunit M, translated to MPMYRLRENLQIHRKGAEIGEEIVDYFKPASKKELLRTISGSSFDKSKDLLLAGGTDIVVQMEHFGLEPKKLLDIKGIKSLKGIRKTGNTIHIGTLTTVTELLESKIIAKNAPLLRQAAFSFAATQIRNRSTIGGNLCNASPAGDLIPPLYALKAKVKLESAKGDRNVHIQSFFIGPGKTILKRGELLTEISFKALEKDENNFFYKLGQREAMAIAVISIAGRYKLVNGKFKNARIALGAVAPTVIRAAKTEKWLNGSEKTELILKKAGKMASEECSPISDVRGSSEYRRLMVEKLLSDLLLI